Within Schumannella luteola, the genomic segment GAGCAGGGTGCGGGCCCGGGATGCTGCGCTCCCGACTGCGGGGACACCGCGGATCCCGACGCGCTCGTCCCGCTCTGCCCGCACCATCTCGCACTCGCGGTCGACGGGGCGACCTCCGGAATCGAGGATGCGCTGCCTGCCCCCTGCGTGGCCTGCGGCTCGCGCCTCGGCGTGCGCTACCCGAGCGGCTGGCTGTGCGCGGTGTGCGAGTGGCGCCACGGCGAGCTCCCCGACGATCTCGGTGAGCGCGGCGGCCGACCCCTGCGCGTCGACGTCGTCTACTACCTGCGCGTCGCCGACCGCGGTCACAGCGGCGACGGCGATCGCTTCAAGATCGGAACCTCGGGCAACCTCGGCCAGCGGATGCAGCAGCTCTGGCACGACGAGCTCGTGGCGATCGAGCGCGGCGACCGCCATCGCGAACGCGCCCGGCACGCGCAGTTCGCCGCCACACGCTACGGCACGACCGAGTGGTTCGCCCGCTCCGACGAGCTGGATGCGCACCTCGCTGCGCTCAGCGCCGGAGTCGACGATCCCTGGCTGCTGCACGCGCGCTGGCGCAGCGAGGCGCTCGCGCTGCGCGGCTGAGGCCGTCCGGGCTGAGGGGCTGATCGTCAGCGCAGGTAGGCGTCGACGAACAGCTCCCCGCGGATCGCCCGCAGCTCATCCAGCAGCCGCGGCCAGAACGCCTTCGTCAGCCCGCTGACGAGCAGATCGTGCGGCCCGAGCGCCGGCAGCTTCCCGGTGCGGATGCGCACCACCTCCCAACCGGCCGCCCGCACGGCGCGGTCCTTGCGCCGGTCGACCGCCTCACGCCGCCCGACGTGCT encodes:
- a CDS encoding GIY-YIG nuclease family protein; amino-acid sequence: MTPKRDQLREQGAGPGCCAPDCGDTADPDALVPLCPHHLALAVDGATSGIEDALPAPCVACGSRLGVRYPSGWLCAVCEWRHGELPDDLGERGGRPLRVDVVYYLRVADRGHSGDGDRFKIGTSGNLGQRMQQLWHDELVAIERGDRHRERARHAQFAATRYGTTEWFARSDELDAHLAALSAGVDDPWLLHARWRSEALALRG